One Luteibacter aegosomaticola genomic window carries:
- a CDS encoding glutamate-5-semialdehyde dehydrogenase — protein MTHLRDQALACRDAAPAIAGLDTAAKQRLLNRMADALAADTHAVLEANARDMEAARHNGTSAAMLDRLRLDEGRVAGVVTAIRQVAELPDPVGLVTRRDVRPNGISVERVRIPLGVIAMIYEARPNVTADAAALCLMAGNAAILRGGSDAMHSNLAIAGALRRALREEGLPEAAITVIDDPSRDAMVELLQLTDIVDLAIPRGGEGLIRFVAEHARVPVIKHYKGVCHLYVDKDADEALAIDLLIDGKTSRPGVCNSLETLLVHHDAAASFLPKAVAALHARGVEVRGDEITRILAPEVGIAIDEDYAAEFLDLVIAVRVVADIDDAIAHIRRFGSDHTEVIATRDLVAADRFVKALRSAVVMVNASSRFSDGGELGLGTEIGISTTRLHAYGPMGAESLTVERFVVRGEGQTRHPV, from the coding sequence ATGACGCACCTGCGAGACCAGGCCCTGGCCTGCCGCGACGCCGCCCCTGCCATCGCAGGGCTCGATACGGCCGCGAAACAGCGCCTCCTGAACCGCATGGCCGATGCGCTGGCCGCCGATACCCATGCGGTGCTCGAAGCCAACGCACGCGACATGGAGGCCGCCCGCCACAACGGCACCAGCGCCGCCATGCTCGACCGCCTGCGCCTCGATGAAGGCCGCGTCGCTGGTGTCGTCACGGCGATCCGCCAGGTGGCTGAACTCCCCGATCCGGTGGGGCTCGTTACCCGCCGCGACGTGCGCCCAAATGGCATCTCCGTAGAACGTGTCCGCATTCCGCTGGGCGTCATCGCCATGATCTACGAGGCGCGCCCCAACGTCACCGCCGATGCCGCCGCGCTCTGCCTCATGGCCGGGAATGCAGCGATCCTGCGCGGCGGTTCCGATGCCATGCATTCGAACCTCGCTATCGCGGGCGCCTTGCGTCGTGCGTTACGCGAAGAGGGCCTGCCCGAAGCGGCCATCACGGTCATCGATGACCCCAGCCGCGATGCCATGGTCGAGCTGCTCCAGCTCACGGACATCGTGGACCTTGCGATCCCGCGCGGCGGGGAAGGCCTGATTCGCTTTGTCGCCGAGCACGCCCGCGTGCCAGTGATCAAGCACTACAAAGGCGTATGTCATCTGTACGTCGACAAAGACGCTGACGAGGCCCTTGCCATCGATCTCCTCATCGACGGTAAGACGAGCCGCCCGGGCGTGTGCAACTCGCTGGAGACGCTGTTGGTGCACCACGATGCGGCCGCCTCGTTCTTGCCGAAGGCGGTGGCAGCGTTGCACGCCCGTGGCGTCGAGGTGCGCGGCGACGAGATCACACGCATCCTGGCTCCCGAGGTTGGTATCGCCATCGACGAAGACTACGCCGCCGAGTTCCTCGACCTCGTGATCGCGGTGCGCGTTGTCGCCGATATCGACGACGCCATTGCACACATCCGCCGCTTTGGTTCCGACCATACCGAAGTCATCGCTACGCGCGACCTCGTCGCCGCCGATCGCTTCGTGAAGGCGCTGCGCTCGGCGGTGGTCATGGTGAATGCCTCTTCGCGCTTCAGCGATGGCGGCGAACTCGGTCTTGGGACGGAAATCGGTATCTCGACCACCCGACTGCATGCGTATGGGCCGATGGGTGCTGAATCACTCACGGTCGAGCGCTTTGTCGTCAGGGGGGAGGGCCAGACGCGCCATCCGGTTTGA
- the kynU gene encoding kynureninase has translation MNGFEATRAWADAQDAADPLRRFRDEFHIPPHDGGDTLYFCGNSLGLQPKGVRAALEAELHDWSELAVEAHFRGRSPWMHYHEYVRDAMADVVGAKPHEVVAMNTLGVNLHLMMVSFYRPTPERPAILMEAGAFPTDRYALESQVRFHGFDPATDLIELKADGAGGTLSMDAIEAAIAEHGHRLALILLPGIQYRTGQVFDLNRIVALGHAAGCMVGFDLAHAAGNLPLTLHETGPDFAVWCTYKYMNAGPGAVAAAFVHERHAHADVPRFAGWWGHDKSTRFQMGPQFVPTPGADGWQLSNPPILALAPLRASLDVFTRAGMPRLVEKSRRLTAYLDWLIRTRLDDTLGIVTPNDPAHRGAQLSIRVRAGRDAGRALFEYLEKHGVIGDWREPDVIRLSPTPLYNRFADCLGAVEAIEAWRASHA, from the coding sequence ATGAACGGTTTTGAAGCCACGCGTGCCTGGGCCGACGCCCAGGACGCCGCCGACCCACTGCGCCGCTTCCGCGACGAGTTCCACATCCCGCCGCACGATGGCGGCGATACGCTCTACTTCTGCGGCAATTCACTCGGGCTCCAGCCGAAAGGCGTGCGTGCCGCCCTCGAAGCCGAACTGCACGATTGGTCCGAGCTCGCGGTAGAGGCCCATTTCCGTGGCCGCTCGCCGTGGATGCACTATCACGAGTATGTGCGCGACGCGATGGCCGACGTGGTTGGCGCGAAGCCGCACGAAGTCGTCGCGATGAACACGCTCGGCGTGAACCTTCACCTGATGATGGTGAGCTTCTACCGGCCCACGCCGGAGCGCCCGGCCATCCTGATGGAAGCCGGCGCGTTCCCGACCGATCGTTATGCGCTGGAATCGCAGGTGCGCTTCCATGGCTTCGACCCCGCCACGGACCTGATCGAACTCAAGGCCGATGGCGCCGGCGGCACGCTGTCCATGGATGCCATCGAGGCTGCGATCGCCGAACACGGCCACCGCCTCGCGCTGATCCTGCTACCCGGTATCCAGTACCGTACCGGCCAGGTGTTCGACCTGAACCGGATCGTGGCGCTGGGCCACGCCGCCGGCTGCATGGTCGGCTTCGATCTGGCCCACGCCGCGGGCAACCTGCCACTGACCCTGCACGAGACCGGCCCCGACTTCGCCGTGTGGTGCACCTACAAGTACATGAACGCTGGCCCGGGCGCGGTCGCCGCCGCGTTCGTGCACGAACGCCATGCGCATGCCGATGTGCCCCGCTTCGCAGGCTGGTGGGGTCACGACAAGAGCACGCGCTTCCAGATGGGCCCACAGTTCGTCCCGACGCCGGGCGCCGATGGCTGGCAGCTCTCCAACCCGCCGATCCTCGCGCTGGCACCGCTGCGCGCGTCGCTGGATGTTTTCACGCGCGCGGGCATGCCGCGGCTGGTGGAAAAGAGCCGCCGGCTTACCGCGTACCTCGACTGGCTGATCCGCACGCGCCTCGACGACACGCTGGGTATTGTCACGCCCAACGATCCGGCCCACCGCGGTGCACAGCTCTCGATCCGCGTACGCGCCGGACGCGACGCTGGCCGCGCCTTGTTCGAATACCTGGAAAAGCACGGCGTCATCGGCGACTGGCGCGAGCCGGATGTGATCCGCCTCTCGCCGACGCCGTTGTACAACCGTTTCGCCGATTGCCTCGGCGCGGTCGAGGCCATCGAGGCCTGGCGCGCGAGCCACGCATGA
- a CDS encoding amidohydrolase family protein has protein sequence MLKIDTHAHILPRDWPDLASRFGDDRFPVMTHSGGHHRIYRCGKFFREVWESAFDMDHRIQDYARFGVGVQVVSTVPVMFSYWAKGHQALELHTHLNDSMAAVCEARPRHYAGIGTVPLQSPDLAIREMERCIGELGLQGVQIGSHCNDWNLDAPELFPFFEAAADLGAAVLVHPWDMMGTDTMPKYWMPWLVGMPAEQTRAACALIFGGVLERLPDLKIMLAHGGGSFPYTIGRIEHGFRMRPDLVATDNARNPREYFQRLFFDSCVHDDAALRYLLGTVGTNRVMLGTDYPFPLGEQEPGSGIEALGLDDADRARLFHGTALEWLGVPLARFQPVAAVA, from the coding sequence ATGCTCAAGATCGACACCCACGCGCACATCCTGCCCCGGGACTGGCCCGATCTGGCGAGCCGTTTCGGCGATGACCGGTTCCCGGTGATGACCCATAGCGGTGGCCACCACCGGATCTACCGGTGCGGCAAATTCTTCCGCGAGGTGTGGGAATCCGCCTTTGACATGGACCACCGCATCCAGGATTACGCCCGCTTCGGCGTCGGCGTGCAGGTGGTGTCCACGGTGCCCGTGATGTTCTCGTACTGGGCAAAGGGCCACCAGGCCCTGGAGCTGCACACACACCTCAACGACAGCATGGCCGCCGTGTGCGAGGCGCGCCCGCGCCACTACGCAGGCATCGGCACCGTGCCGTTGCAATCGCCCGACCTCGCCATCCGCGAAATGGAGCGCTGCATCGGTGAACTCGGGCTGCAGGGCGTGCAGATCGGCTCGCATTGCAACGACTGGAATCTCGACGCGCCCGAGCTGTTTCCTTTCTTCGAAGCGGCTGCCGACCTCGGCGCGGCCGTGCTCGTGCACCCGTGGGACATGATGGGCACGGACACCATGCCCAAGTACTGGATGCCCTGGCTCGTCGGCATGCCGGCCGAGCAAACGCGCGCCGCATGCGCCCTGATTTTTGGCGGCGTGCTCGAGCGCCTGCCCGACCTGAAAATCATGCTGGCCCACGGGGGCGGCAGCTTCCCCTACACCATTGGCCGCATCGAGCACGGCTTCCGCATGCGCCCGGACCTCGTGGCGACCGACAATGCCCGCAACCCGCGCGAATATTTCCAGCGGCTGTTCTTCGACTCCTGCGTGCACGATGACGCCGCGCTGCGCTACCTGTTAGGCACCGTCGGCACGAACCGCGTCATGCTGGGCACCGACTACCCCTTCCCCCTGGGCGAACAGGAACCCGGCAGCGGCATCGAGGCGCTCGGCCTCGACGACGCCGACCGCGCCCGCCTCTTCCACGGCACCGCGCTGGAATGGCTGGGCGTCCCCCTGGCCCGGTTCCAGCCCGTAGCCGCCGTGGCGTGA
- a CDS encoding ABC transporter ATP-binding protein — translation MLVDAGAAAGFARLVQPMIDDTFSASPSVSVWRVASMVVCVLALRSVAGFVGDVGMAYVGRLTVRDVRDEVFSAQLTSSEATESSDTVGDRVASVAYAVEQLAFSVTDALKIAILDGFTSVFCLCVMFYLSPVLAATMIGMIPVLVLVAICSGRFIRSLSSAYQQKVSEANTVVVEAWSSSRYIRIFGAFSVVRSRFSTCSSSLAEVGMRLSRVSSAASALTQLAGGISLALVIVVASGAEVPGGARVSAGTFFSVITAMGIALPSMRRLSGVYASLQRAFVSAGMIRDALARSGGDSSQGAHLNAGRVDIEFDSVSLRYEGAEALADVSFRCSAGTLTLLVGESGSGKSSLLSLISGFRSPSEGVVRLNGLPFSDYSTESVFGATTWVGSDTVLMSGTVRENIAFGELSDACLDDVILSARMASAWDFISCLPDGIDTALGAGGRELSEGQKQRILIARAMMKTTASIVLLDEATSALDRPTERAVGQGLLSVFRGRTILMASHRLDLAEQADQILVMERGRIVEAGKHHELLARRSSYWKLVEQAPRGATASAHS, via the coding sequence ATGCTTGTCGATGCAGGTGCGGCAGCCGGGTTTGCGAGATTGGTGCAACCCATGATCGACGATACCTTCTCCGCATCGCCTTCCGTGTCCGTGTGGCGCGTAGCATCCATGGTGGTATGCGTTCTTGCCTTGCGGAGTGTTGCCGGCTTCGTGGGTGATGTAGGTATGGCCTACGTTGGTAGACTCACGGTGCGTGATGTGAGAGATGAGGTCTTTTCTGCGCAACTTACATCGTCGGAAGCGACCGAGTCTTCAGACACGGTTGGCGATAGGGTGGCGAGCGTGGCGTATGCTGTCGAGCAGCTTGCTTTCTCGGTGACGGACGCCCTGAAGATTGCAATTCTCGATGGGTTTACCTCGGTCTTTTGTCTTTGTGTGATGTTCTATCTCAGTCCGGTCTTGGCCGCGACGATGATTGGAATGATCCCGGTATTGGTGCTTGTTGCGATTTGTTCCGGGAGGTTCATAAGGAGCCTCAGCTCCGCTTATCAACAAAAGGTTTCGGAGGCAAATACGGTTGTCGTCGAAGCGTGGTCGAGCTCAAGGTATATAAGGATTTTTGGTGCATTTTCCGTTGTTCGATCGAGGTTTTCGACCTGCTCGTCGTCGCTTGCAGAAGTCGGAATGCGCCTTTCCCGGGTGTCGTCCGCGGCGAGCGCTCTAACGCAGTTGGCCGGAGGGATTTCGTTAGCGCTTGTCATCGTTGTGGCCTCGGGCGCGGAGGTTCCTGGCGGTGCTCGCGTCAGCGCGGGAACTTTCTTTTCTGTCATCACTGCTATGGGGATTGCACTACCATCCATGCGGAGGCTGTCGGGGGTGTATGCCAGCCTCCAGCGCGCTTTTGTCTCAGCGGGTATGATTCGCGATGCGCTTGCTCGGTCTGGTGGTGATTCCTCTCAGGGTGCTCACCTGAATGCGGGGCGTGTTGACATTGAGTTCGATAGCGTGTCGTTGCGATATGAGGGCGCAGAGGCGTTGGCCGATGTTTCATTTCGATGTTCTGCGGGCACCTTGACGCTATTGGTCGGAGAGTCCGGTAGTGGAAAGTCGTCGCTGCTGTCCCTTATTTCTGGCTTCCGGTCTCCTTCAGAGGGCGTCGTACGCCTCAATGGCTTGCCATTTTCTGATTACTCGACTGAGTCCGTCTTCGGCGCGACGACATGGGTCGGATCAGATACGGTCCTGATGAGCGGTACAGTTCGCGAGAACATCGCATTCGGCGAACTTAGCGACGCTTGCCTGGACGACGTGATCTTGTCGGCGCGAATGGCGTCCGCATGGGATTTCATCTCATGCCTTCCTGACGGGATTGACACCGCGCTCGGTGCCGGAGGGCGTGAGTTGTCGGAAGGACAGAAGCAGCGAATCTTGATAGCCAGAGCAATGATGAAGACGACGGCCAGCATCGTGCTGTTGGATGAAGCAACTAGTGCGCTGGATAGACCCACTGAACGGGCCGTTGGTCAGGGGCTTCTGAGTGTTTTTCGGGGCAGGACGATTCTCATGGCTAGCCATCGCCTTGACCTTGCTGAGCAGGCGGATCAAATTCTGGTGATGGAGCGCGGTCGAATCGTGGAAGCCGGCAAGCATCACGAGCTGCTTGCGCGACGTTCCTCATATTGGAAGCTCGTAGAACAAGCACCGCGAGGTGCTACAGCCTCGGCACACAGTTAG
- a CDS encoding HEAT repeat domain-containing protein, with translation MEEVSVINHMSYAVARVPELVNFLRTVDERLVKHNESSFWPAVEGFESIIQRDIWDQVFSRAAGKLVSDPLYNGGRDWGVQGFLLCESDAFHFSVRSTKRKELGRNVVDPVDERMTAISSTMAAPSVIFAVGPEKVGFHVFSMPSSADLDVFDPTARIESRGGREFLPWTRIDIDAPRETLELNSDSAEHCCIVELAMKPSRSQRWEFDRNTGAPLGAVMLSRESVVIKSMLGEIERFRYVPAISQVADLIDHPDFNVRWACMKCAFSLDSTVGRKLLDRLTTDSNPYVRNSALGIIKSMRGSANHAC, from the coding sequence ATGGAAGAGGTTTCCGTGATTAATCACATGAGTTACGCAGTCGCGCGTGTGCCCGAGTTGGTGAATTTCCTGCGCACGGTGGACGAGAGGCTGGTCAAGCACAACGAGTCGTCGTTCTGGCCGGCAGTGGAAGGATTCGAGAGCATCATACAAAGGGATATATGGGACCAGGTGTTCTCCCGTGCCGCGGGTAAGCTGGTATCTGATCCGCTATACAACGGTGGACGAGACTGGGGGGTTCAGGGATTCCTCCTGTGCGAGTCTGATGCCTTCCACTTCTCTGTCAGATCGACAAAGCGAAAGGAACTTGGGAGAAATGTCGTGGATCCAGTCGACGAGCGAATGACGGCCATTTCGTCCACGATGGCGGCACCTTCCGTCATCTTTGCTGTTGGCCCGGAGAAGGTCGGCTTCCATGTCTTTTCAATGCCATCTTCGGCAGACCTGGATGTATTCGATCCGACGGCTCGGATCGAAAGCCGAGGCGGTAGAGAATTTCTACCATGGACACGAATCGACATTGACGCGCCGCGAGAGACGCTCGAACTGAACAGTGATTCGGCGGAGCATTGCTGCATCGTCGAGCTGGCTATGAAGCCATCGCGTTCACAAAGGTGGGAATTTGATCGTAACACTGGCGCGCCTCTCGGCGCCGTTATGCTTTCCCGTGAAAGTGTCGTAATTAAGTCCATGCTTGGCGAGATCGAGAGATTCAGGTACGTGCCTGCAATTTCGCAGGTGGCCGACCTTATCGATCACCCTGATTTCAATGTTCGGTGGGCGTGCATGAAGTGCGCTTTTTCTCTTGATTCCACAGTTGGCCGGAAACTGTTGGACCGTCTCACCACGGACTCGAATCCATACGTTAGGAATTCGGCGCTAGGGATAATCAAGTCAATGCGAGGGAGTGCTAACCATGCCTGTTGA
- a CDS encoding MFS transporter: MSSARTSSASSTDASLSTRHRLKSIIGGSTGNLVEWFDWYVYAAFTLYFAPHFFPKGNQTAQLLSAAAVFAVGFVMRPIGAWIMGVYADRRGRKAGLTLSVTLMCAGSLIIACTPGYESIGIAAPALLVIARMMQGLSVGGEYGASATYLSEMAGKDRRGFYSAFQYVTLISGQLLAILLLLVLQSFMAKDTLDAWGWRIPFAIGAVLAIVVFRIRRGLAETESFKNVKASDAPRSGFLALFKHHPKETLLVMLLTAGGTLAFYAYSIYMQKFLVNTSGFTREAASQINAVTLFVFMLLQPVAGALSDRTGRKPLMVAFGVLGVVFTYPIFSTLETTRDPVIAGLLVMAALVIVTGYTSINAVVKAELFPAHIRALGVALPYALANTVFGGTAEYVALSLKGAGWEQGFYWYVTAMIGLSLVVYLRMRDTRRDSLILED, translated from the coding sequence ATGTCCTCCGCACGTACTTCTTCAGCGTCTTCCACCGACGCAAGCCTCTCCACCCGCCACCGCCTTAAGTCCATCATTGGCGGTTCTACCGGCAACCTGGTGGAATGGTTCGACTGGTACGTATATGCGGCTTTCACGCTTTACTTCGCGCCGCACTTCTTTCCCAAGGGCAACCAGACCGCACAGTTGCTGAGCGCCGCGGCCGTCTTCGCGGTGGGCTTCGTCATGCGGCCCATCGGGGCGTGGATCATGGGTGTCTACGCCGACCGGCGCGGGCGGAAGGCTGGCCTGACCTTGTCGGTGACCCTGATGTGTGCCGGCTCGCTGATCATCGCCTGCACGCCAGGCTACGAGAGTATCGGCATCGCCGCACCGGCTTTGCTCGTTATCGCCCGCATGATGCAGGGCCTTTCGGTGGGCGGCGAATATGGTGCAAGCGCCACGTACCTGTCTGAGATGGCAGGCAAAGACCGTCGTGGGTTCTATTCCGCCTTCCAGTACGTCACGCTGATTTCTGGCCAGTTGCTCGCGATCCTGCTGCTCCTCGTGCTGCAGTCCTTCATGGCGAAGGATACGCTGGATGCCTGGGGCTGGCGCATTCCGTTCGCTATCGGCGCGGTACTGGCTATCGTGGTCTTTCGCATCCGCCGCGGGCTGGCGGAGACCGAGAGCTTCAAGAACGTGAAGGCAAGCGATGCGCCGAGATCCGGCTTCCTTGCCCTGTTCAAGCACCACCCGAAGGAAACGCTTCTGGTCATGCTGCTGACCGCCGGTGGCACCCTTGCGTTTTACGCCTACTCGATCTACATGCAGAAGTTCCTGGTGAACACCAGTGGTTTCACCCGCGAGGCCGCCAGCCAGATCAACGCGGTGACACTGTTCGTCTTCATGCTGCTCCAGCCGGTGGCCGGCGCGCTAAGCGACCGTACCGGCCGCAAGCCGCTCATGGTGGCGTTTGGTGTACTCGGCGTGGTCTTCACCTACCCGATCTTCAGCACGCTGGAGACGACACGCGATCCGGTCATCGCAGGGCTTCTCGTGATGGCCGCGCTGGTCATCGTTACGGGCTACACCTCGATCAATGCCGTGGTGAAAGCGGAACTATTCCCCGCACACATCCGCGCACTTGGCGTGGCGTTGCCGTACGCCCTGGCAAACACCGTCTTCGGCGGCACCGCCGAGTATGTCGCGCTTAGCCTCAAGGGCGCGGGATGGGAACAGGGGTTCTACTGGTACGTGACCGCCATGATCGGCCTGTCGCTGGTGGTGTACCTGCGGATGCGGGATACGCGGCGGGATAGCCTCATTCTTGAGGACTGA
- a CDS encoding TolC family protein — protein sequence MTDMRTGTLAIAMAWAIVPRLAYGYDASGDRASYALDDPVFAQAVHEQAAAREEVGQALAQRFPRVDARVSFTHKTSVVGAGLHRWATTDVSRDAQSFDPGFTRKRSLALSLTLPVIDMPAHYEIQAARANARVAEARMAAARRDLLFRRMLAEVMVYRDRERLMLAEESARAWLALTDLARLRLEVGLSPVTDVAEAISQSAAATTAVIEAKRQWEDSLVQYRLLSGGPSPPDKSHPSLMTALVRPHHRPAAALIEDALRHPLLVGAGHEVLASGYRFSAARAAHLPTLRFEASYGVATVWTDRAGRSGAGIRHNGRPIVSMMLTLNVPLIAGTAVMSRVQQEAARRSAKEDALETARRDMVRKVRTASRKANDGSRLLESARSAVLAAEAARDAVVRGFSAGTRSWADRLGAERRLIDARLADARSRADLAENNLRLGAMVGDLDTIAMGEI from the coding sequence ATGACGGACATGCGAACGGGAACACTCGCGATAGCCATGGCGTGGGCCATCGTGCCGCGCCTGGCGTACGGCTACGACGCGTCAGGTGACCGCGCGTCCTACGCTTTGGATGATCCGGTTTTCGCTCAGGCTGTGCACGAACAGGCGGCGGCGAGGGAGGAGGTAGGGCAAGCGCTTGCGCAGCGTTTTCCGCGGGTGGACGCGCGCGTGTCGTTCACTCATAAGACGTCTGTGGTTGGCGCCGGGCTCCATCGCTGGGCTACCACCGATGTGTCCCGGGATGCGCAGAGCTTCGATCCCGGATTTACCCGGAAGCGGTCGCTGGCGTTGTCGCTCACGTTGCCTGTGATCGACATGCCCGCGCACTACGAGATCCAGGCGGCCAGGGCCAATGCACGGGTCGCCGAAGCGAGGATGGCAGCTGCACGTCGCGATCTCTTGTTCCGCCGGATGCTCGCGGAGGTCATGGTGTATCGAGATCGTGAGCGGCTTATGCTGGCAGAGGAGAGCGCGCGCGCGTGGTTGGCGCTAACTGATCTCGCTCGCCTTCGGCTCGAGGTAGGCCTCTCTCCTGTCACTGACGTGGCGGAAGCGATCTCCCAAAGCGCCGCCGCCACCACGGCCGTGATTGAGGCGAAGCGCCAATGGGAGGACTCTCTCGTCCAGTACCGCTTGCTGAGCGGTGGCCCGTCACCTCCCGACAAGTCGCACCCGTCGCTCATGACCGCACTGGTCAGGCCGCACCACCGGCCGGCGGCCGCGCTCATCGAGGATGCCCTGCGCCATCCGTTGTTGGTCGGTGCAGGGCATGAAGTACTCGCCTCTGGGTATCGCTTCTCCGCGGCGCGGGCAGCACACCTGCCTACCCTTCGGTTCGAGGCGAGTTACGGCGTGGCGACCGTATGGACGGATCGGGCAGGGCGTAGCGGCGCTGGTATTCGGCACAACGGCCGGCCCATTGTCTCGATGATGTTGACGTTGAACGTGCCCTTGATCGCAGGTACCGCCGTCATGTCACGCGTTCAGCAAGAGGCAGCGCGCCGCAGTGCGAAGGAAGACGCTCTGGAGACGGCGCGCCGTGACATGGTTCGAAAGGTTCGGACGGCTTCCCGAAAGGCGAATGATGGTTCCAGGCTGCTCGAATCCGCGCGGAGTGCCGTCCTTGCCGCCGAGGCCGCACGGGACGCGGTGGTGAGGGGCTTCTCCGCCGGAACACGTAGTTGGGCGGATCGCCTTGGCGCCGAGCGCCGGCTGATTGACGCACGCCTCGCTGATGCTCGTTCGCGCGCTGACTTGGCTGAGAACAATCTTAGGCTCGGAGCGATGGTGGGTGATCTGGACACCATCGCCATGGGTGAGATTTAG
- a CDS encoding FUSC family protein has protein sequence MSHGYSLRASVIDTLIRTKRPDVPMRVALRNTAAVVLPLALGIYFGFPQVGIGIAAGALDTMFSDQPGPYQQRLSRLFLAALSAGAAGLVGFLIGSHVLPMALACIVCGFFGGMLVVFGPDLARVGMTSMLLLVICAAVPTDWRGGLAGGSLIFAGGMLLAAFSVAAWPLQRYLPERRALAGVFRGLADLARQPLRDGDAPGLTEAMNDLQTTLLGRHHARGRAMEAFRVLLELAERIRLELVAMAELETRRDGMGEMFRTDAARVLSATAAALDAAEPPERAQRALATLQASERALLSAGATGMGLTAHIQALSGQLAAVVRNTNWAGSRGEERAQREETTLPETLRSTSPWATIRANLTPHSVAFRHAVRCAVVLTLAFVLSRYFALPHGYWLPMTAAIVLRPDFAATLNFGLLRVVGTILGLLLTTFLLRLTPDDPWAHITVMAALCVAFRYLAGAHYGIAVAALTGTVVVLLSFEGVDPFNAMSDRVLNTALGSALALLAYVLWPSWERNRARTALSEMLCAYADYLDALVVPADARKRHEVRSATRTARTNAQASVDRMRAEPGTPALLQELAETLYANGNRVARTGMTLEALIEAGEVPAEWEHVGPFIKEASSELRRFGLALVRADPVDIPPGLREHQRTLVEALSRTPDRALAEAIGRLTDRLTDNVDTIAHVVNRRSSAPA, from the coding sequence ATGAGCCACGGTTACTCGCTTCGCGCCAGCGTCATCGATACGCTGATCCGGACGAAGCGTCCCGATGTCCCCATGCGCGTCGCGCTGCGCAATACGGCGGCGGTCGTGCTGCCGCTGGCGCTCGGCATCTATTTCGGCTTTCCGCAGGTCGGCATCGGTATCGCCGCCGGCGCGCTCGATACGATGTTCTCGGACCAGCCAGGCCCCTACCAGCAGCGCCTCAGCCGCTTGTTCCTGGCGGCGCTCTCTGCGGGCGCCGCGGGGCTGGTCGGCTTCCTCATCGGCAGCCACGTGCTGCCCATGGCGCTGGCCTGCATCGTCTGCGGGTTCTTTGGCGGCATGCTCGTCGTGTTTGGCCCCGACCTCGCGCGCGTGGGCATGACCAGCATGCTGCTGTTGGTGATCTGCGCCGCGGTACCTACCGATTGGCGCGGCGGCCTGGCGGGCGGCAGCCTCATCTTTGCGGGCGGCATGCTGCTCGCCGCTTTTTCGGTGGCCGCGTGGCCGCTGCAGCGTTACCTGCCCGAGCGCCGTGCGCTGGCGGGCGTCTTCCGCGGACTTGCCGACCTGGCCCGCCAGCCCTTGCGCGATGGCGATGCGCCAGGCCTCACCGAGGCAATGAACGACCTGCAAACCACCCTGCTCGGCCGGCACCACGCGCGAGGCCGTGCCATGGAAGCCTTCCGCGTCTTGCTTGAACTGGCCGAACGTATCCGCCTGGAACTCGTGGCCATGGCGGAGCTGGAAACGCGCCGCGATGGCATGGGCGAAATGTTCCGCACCGACGCCGCGCGCGTGCTCAGCGCGACCGCGGCGGCACTCGATGCCGCCGAGCCCCCCGAACGCGCGCAGCGCGCGCTCGCCACGCTGCAGGCCAGCGAGCGGGCCCTGCTCTCGGCCGGCGCCACGGGCATGGGCCTCACGGCCCATATCCAGGCGCTGTCCGGCCAGCTGGCCGCCGTGGTGCGTAACACCAACTGGGCGGGCAGCCGCGGTGAAGAACGCGCCCAACGTGAGGAAACCACGTTGCCGGAAACCCTGCGCAGTACCTCGCCCTGGGCCACGATCCGCGCCAACCTGACCCCTCATTCGGTCGCGTTCCGCCACGCCGTGCGCTGCGCCGTGGTGCTCACGCTGGCCTTCGTGCTCTCGCGCTACTTCGCCCTGCCGCATGGCTATTGGCTGCCGATGACCGCCGCCATCGTCCTGCGCCCCGATTTCGCCGCCACGCTCAATTTTGGCTTGCTGCGCGTGGTCGGCACCATCCTGGGCCTGCTGCTCACGACCTTCCTCCTTCGCCTGACCCCGGATGATCCGTGGGCGCACATCACCGTGATGGCCGCCCTCTGCGTGGCGTTCCGTTACCTGGCCGGTGCGCATTACGGCATTGCCGTCGCGGCACTGACCGGTACCGTCGTGGTGCTGCTTTCGTTTGAAGGCGTGGATCCATTCAACGCCATGTCCGATCGCGTGCTCAACACCGCACTAGGTAGCGCACTGGCGCTGCTTGCGTACGTGCTGTGGCCCTCGTGGGAGCGCAACCGCGCACGCACGGCGCTATCGGAAATGCTTTGCGCGTACGCCGATTATCTTGACGCGCTGGTCGTGCCTGCCGACGCGCGCAAGCGCCACGAAGTACGCAGCGCCACTCGCACCGCACGTACCAACGCACAGGCCTCGGTCGACCGCATGCGCGCCGAACCCGGCACGCCCGCCCTGCTCCAGGAGCTGGCCGAGACGCTCTACGCCAACGGCAACCGCGTCGCGCGTACCGGCATGACGCTGGAAGCGCTGATCGAAGCCGGCGAGGTACCCGCCGAATGGGAACACGTGGGGCCCTTCATCAAGGAAGCCTCAAGCGAACTGCGCCGGTTTGGCCTGGCGCTGGTCCGTGCCGACCCGGTCGACATTCCTCCTGGCTTGCGCGAGCACCAGCGCACGCTGGTGGAGGCGTTGTCGCGCACGCCGGATCGGGCCTTGGCCGAGGCCATTGGGCGGCTTACTGATCGGCTTACCGATAACGTGGACACGATTGCGCACGTTGTTAACCGGCGGAGCAGCGCTCCGGCCTGA